ATACGTGACAACACATGAAGTTATACATCTATGcgataagtgaaggaaatatgccctagaggcaataataaagttattattttatttccttatatcatgataaatgtttattattcatgctagaattgtattatccggaaacataatacttgtgtgaatacatagacaaactaaacgtcactagtgtgcctctacttgactagctcgttaatcaaagatggttatgtttcctaaccatagacatgtgttgtcatttgattaacgggatcacatcattaggagaatgatgtgattgacatgacccattccattagcttagcacccgatcgtttagtatgttgctattgctttcttcatgacttatacatgttcctatgactatgaaattatgcaactcctgtttgccggaggaacactttgtgtgctaccaaacgtcacaaagtaactgggtgattataaaggagctctacaggtgtctccaaaggtacatgttgggttggcgtatttcgagattaggatttgtcactccgattgtcggagaggtatctctgggccctctcgataatgcacatcacataagccttgcaagcattgcaactaatgagttagttgcgagatgatgtattacgaaacgagtaaagagacttgccggtaacaagattgaactagatattgagataccgacgatcgaatctcgggcaagtaacataccgatgacaaagggaacaaagtatgttgttatgcggtctgaccgataaagatcttcgtagaatatgtgggagccaatatgagcatctaggttccgctattggttattgaccggagacatgtctcggtcatgtctacattgttctcgaacccgtagggtccgcacgcttaacgttacgatgacagtttcattatgagtttatatattttgatgtaccgaagtttgttcggagtcccggatgtgatcacggacatgacaaggagtctcaaaatggtcgagacataaagattgatatattggacagctatattcggacaccggaagtgtttcgggtgatttcggagaaaaccggagtgctNNNNNNNNNNNNNNNNNNNNNNNNNNNNNNNNNNNNNNNNNNNNNNNNNNNNNNNNNNNNNNNNNNNNNNNNNNNNNNNNNNNNNNNNNNNNNNNNNNNNNNNNNNNNNNNNNNNNNNNNNNNNNNNNNNNNNNNNNNNNNNNNNNNNNNNNNNNNNNNNNNNNNNNNNNNNNNNNNNNNNNNNNNNNNNNNNNNNNNNNNNNNNNNNNNNNNNNNNNNNNNNNNNNNNNNNNNNNNNNNNNNNNNNNNNNNNNNNNNNNNNNNNNNNNNNNNNNNNNNNNNNNNNNNNNNNNNNNNNNNNNNNNNNNNNNNNNNNNNNNNNNNNNNNNNgcgccccctccccctctggtccgaattggactaggagagggggggcggcgcccccctttccttctccctctcccccttcctttcccctcctagtaggagtaggaaagaggggagtcctactcctactaggaggaggactcctcctccttggcgcgccctagggccggccggcctccccccttgctcctttatatacggggcagggggcacctctagacacacaagttgatcctcgtgatcgttttcttagccgtgtgcggtgcccccttccaccatactcctcgataatattgtagcggtgcttaggcgaagccctgcgacggtagaacatcaagatcgtcaccacgccgtcgtgctgacggaactcttcaccgacactttgctggatcggagtccggggatcgtcatcaagctgaacgtgtgcagaactcggagatgccgtacgttcggtacttggatcggtcggatcgggaagacgtacgactacttcctctatgttgtgtcaacacttccgttgccggtctacgagggtacgtagacaatactctcccctctcgttgctatgcatcagcatgatcttgcgtgtgcgtaggaatttttttgaaattactacgttcccaacaataAGGACTTCATAGTGAGAACACACACAACATGCTTGAACACTAGGTGAAGTATACGACATTTTTCCTGTGTGATATCAGTAACTCAACATAAGGGTTGTGTGTATGGCTTTTTTATCATCAGTACGATGGTTAATTTACTGGGAGATATGTGTTGTCACTATATACATACTGACGATCTAATCTATAATGTCACATTGAAGTCATACGGTCATACAAAAAACATCATGTGTGCTCTTACATCGAAAATCCCGGCGGAAGTCCTTTGTGCACCACCCTCTCTTCAACGATTGCCTATCCATCCCGTAGCTGAATAAAAATGAGCACGCAGTCGCGGCAGATACTGAGATgaaaagatttttttttgaaaaagtgaaTATATTTTAGAACGCTTTTTTGCAAAGTTGTTAGTACAAATTTCAAACTTGATTTTTTAAAAAACAACAATATTTCCcttttaattatttttaaaaacctgagtattttttaaaacatttttaaaaaaaattaggaGATACTGTTGTGATTATTTTTGCTTTTGCAAACATTtgaaaaacacaaatatttttgaattttcaatttgaaaaggcaaacattttttaaaacatgttTTCTTTAAAATTGGGAGGTACTGTAGCTAAATTGTTTTAATCTATACCTATTAATAAAACTTGGCGGAATTTTTAAATGTGCCCACCTAATGCATGGTTTTAGTTCAATTTATTAAATTAGGGATATGGAAGGAATCTTTTTGTTTGTCGCCTCTTTATGTACGACCACTCGGCCCAGTGACTCCCATCAAAATGCATGAAAAGTCCAACTAAGGTTTCATGGTCTATCTGACATAAACTACTCAATTTACATGATGACACGGACATATATAATGTGCTGTGCTTTTCCCTATTATATTACCCAGATGATAAAGAAAAATTTTGGTCAACGCTCTTGATCTTCGCCGGACACAAAGGCGACTCAACAATCCAGCTATTGGACCTGGCCAACCTAGATTAGTGACAATTGGTAGCACGACCACCGGCAATGAGGACGACAAAGACGACAAGAAGAAACATGTGTCTTGTGTTATACTAAAATGGAGGATGTGGACCTGAGAATAAGGTATTAGTTATATTTATTATGTTATGGTCATGAGGGTGAAATCTTTAATCATGCTCAGTGAATAATGGCGTGTGAGGGCTGTTTTCTTCCATCGCAACACACGGGCCATGTTTGCTATCTCTATAAAAGACTTATACGGAGAAAAATAGCACACTCACAACCAGATATAGTCAATCAGCAGTCGAGACACACACGGGACTACACACATCCTTGCGGCAGAAGATCCTCGCTAGCGTGCATCGTCTCAGTCTCCTTCCCCATCTCAGATCGATCTAGCCCTGGACTGAACCCAGCACCTCTGTCCCGTCTTCGCTCGCCGGCCGCCACCATGGCCGAATCCCCACCCCAAACCctacccttcctcctcctccccctcatcCTCCTTTCGATTGCCCCCGCCGCCAGCGCGGCCGCGTTCGCCGGCCTCGACGCCTTCCTCgcgtcggccgccgcgcgcgacCCCTCCGCCGCCAACGACACCTTCGCCTCTCTCCCCGCCGGCCTGCGCCGCGCGCTCTCCGCCCCGTCCCCGATCCTCCCGTctcgcctcctctccctctccgccgccgtccCCGTCAACGTCCGCCTCGCCGGCTCCTCCTTCCCGCCCacctccgccggcctcctcccttccTTTGTCTCATCCGCCGTGTCCTCCTCCCACTTCCTCTCCAGCCGCCCCCCGCACCGCCTCGCGCTCTCCCACAGCATCCACCTCgatgtcgccgcccccgccgcgtccTCCGACCTCGTGACCCGCGCCGCGACCGCCGTCCAAGCCCACCTCAATGCAGCCCCCGCGCCCTTCCACTCCAACGCCCTCTCCTCCGTGCCTTACAAAATCGTCGACGATATCATCGCCGAGGACTACCGAGCGCACGCCGGctcggcgtcctccccggccgtcTACATCTACTTGCTCGACCTCGGCCCGCAGCCGCGTCCGTACGCCTACACCGCGGCCTCCTCCTCTGCCGATGGCCATTCGCCTGCCTTCTCCCGCTGCCTCGCCCCTCTCTGGACCGGCAAGGAGCGCTACATCTGGATCGACCTCGGTGCAGGCCCGGTGGACTACGGGCCGGCGCTCTCCGGCGAAGGCGTCCTCCCTCGTGGTGAGTTTCATCCTCTTGCTGCTCTCCACGGCCGCCCCAAGTCGGACAAGGCGCTCCTTGCGGATCTGGCCTCACTGGTTCTCAGTGCTTACAAGTCGTTGCTAGTGCCTTCGCTCAGAATCCCAGTGCATTTTGAGAGCTCTTTGCTTATTCGTTTTGTTCACATCCATGGTGAAGAGAAAGATCCTGTTGGACTCGATTGGAGTGCAATTGAACAGTCGATTCGGGATGGAGATCTGCCCTTCGATGGCCAGAGCTTGAAGTTTGATTCGCACAGTGTCAAGTACTCTGAGTGCTCAATTTGCTCATTTGCAATTGCCCGCTCAACACACTCATTTACATCCAGGTTCTTGTTTGAGAATTACACGATGATAGTGAGTGAGTACTTGGACTCCAAGCGGATGAGGCAGGTGCTGTCAGACTCGTCGGATGAGTTGCATCGTGTGGCTGGGattcatgatgatgatgagcatgacAAGGttgtgccagtttatgtttttgaTTTGGATTTCGATAAGCTTCTGTTGTTAGATAGGTACCACCAAGCGGTGGCTTTCCGTGATATGGTGGTTGCTGTGAGGACAAGGAGCTCGCAAACGGTCAGTGACTACAGCTGTAATGGTCGACATGTAATTACAATGACTAGAAATCTCGACCGTCCGATCATCGGCTCAGTTCTGCAGACCATGTTTGGCGTCTCACCAACACACCAGTCATGGAGCCCTGAGCACAATGCCACGGTCGTTGATTACACTTGGAGCACTGGACATACACCATTTGGGCCGTTCTCAGAGACGAAATCACTGTCTTTTGTGCAGAAAGATGCAGCCCGTAGGAATGTTCTTCTTACCACCCTCAACTACACAATCACTAGTACAGTTGAGGTTCTGGAGTCACTGGCTGCCCATGGTGGGGAAAATATACTCCTTAGAAAGAAAAGGCATGTTGAGTTCATTCAAAGGTGGAATCTGCTCACTTATAAGTTGGAGAAGGTGGTGTCAGCCATGTCCCGCCTGGATTACGACAAGGCAATGTACCTTTTGAGATCTTCAGATCATGATATGTATGCCATTTACATGTTGGTGTATCAGGCTTCTCAGGAGCTGGATGCCTCACTGGTTTGCTTCAAAGACCCACCATTCCCATGGCTATCAGTTTCCTTGTCTGGAGTCTTTGTTTTTGGTTTCTTTTTTGTGTATTCTAAGAGGGATAGTTTGTTTAGGAGCAAAAGGAAGCAGTTCTGAGTTCTGACAGCAGTTTTGTTGGTGGATACTACTTGAAAGCTTCACCCTGATGCGATCATAGTTGACAGCTGCCGGGAAATTGCATCCTTGCATATTACATGGAGCAGTGACTAGACACTGGGAATGGGTGCATCTTGTTCCAAGATAAACTTATAAGAGGTATTCTAGATTATTTGAGGAAGTCAACACTTCCACTTGTCTTGTAAGTTTAATGTGCCTGAATTGCCCTTCATACATAATGTTGATCTAGATTTTGCAGACATTATGTGTTTTATTTTGTTGACTAGCATGTTCCCTATCATGTTCGCTGCGTGCATTCTATGCTCATGTTTAGTTTAAAGATGTTAGACTCAACAGTTTAGGTGTAAAAAAGGAACAGTTTTAATAGGTGTTACAAGTTACAACATGTCAAGTTCTTTTCACATTCTGGTTTATGCGATAAAAAAAAAATCAACATATTTGAGCTGGGGAAGGGGAGCCttagcgcagtggtaaagctgctgccttgtgaccatgaggtcacgggttcaagtcctggaaacagcctcttacagaaatgtagggaaaggctgcgtacaatagacccaaagtggtcggacccttccccagaccctgcgcaagcgggagctacatgcactggggctgccccttTATATTTGAGCTGTCATATGAGTCATCAGATATTCAGATTTATGTCTAGGCAACTATCTTTACTACCAAGTAGTGCCTTCAACCCTTTGTATGGTAGGATTTGTGTTACATAGGGAGGAAACCCTTGTCTTTATATTAAGCCGAAAGCCTGAATAATGTCCTTGAGAAGCTTAAGTTGTGTCCTACTTCTTGCTCTCCCTGTTTTCCTACGTGATGTCCTGCTGCTTGATTAGTACCCTAGTCCGCGAGCAT
The sequence above is drawn from the Triticum aestivum cultivar Chinese Spring chromosome 7A, IWGSC CS RefSeq v2.1, whole genome shotgun sequence genome and encodes:
- the LOC123148080 gene encoding uncharacterized protein, which codes for MAESPPQTLPFLLLPLILLSIAPAASAAAFAGLDAFLASAAARDPSAANDTFASLPAGLRRALSAPSPILPSRLLSLSAAVPVNVRLAGSSFPPTSAGLLPSFVSSAVSSSHFLSSRPPHRLALSHSIHLDVAAPAASSDLVTRAATAVQAHLNAAPAPFHSNALSSVPYKIVDDIIAEDYRAHAGSASSPAVYIYLLDLGPQPRPYAYTAASSSADGHSPAFSRCLAPLWTGKERYIWIDLGAGPVDYGPALSGEGVLPRGEFHPLAALHGRPKSDKALLADLASLVLSAYKSLLVPSLRIPVHFESSLLIRFVHIHGEEKDPVGLDWSAIEQSIRDGDLPFDGQSLKFDSHSVKYSECSICSFAIARSTHSFTSRFLFENYTMIVSEYLDSKRMRQVLSDSSDELHRVAGIHDDDEHDKVVPVYVFDLDFDKLLLLDRYHQAVAFRDMVVAVRTRSSQTVSDYSCNGRHVITMTRNLDRPIIGSVLQTMFGVSPTHQSWSPEHNATVVDYTWSTGHTPFGPFSETKSLSFVQKDAARRNVLLTTLNYTITSTVEVLESLAAHGGENILLRKKRHVEFIQRWNLLTYKLEKVVSAMSRLDYDKAMYLLRSSDHDMYAIYMLVYQASQELDASLVCFKDPPFPWLSVSLSGVFVFGFFFVYSKRDSLFRSKRKQF